atgttttacccacgttgtttagtacatgtttctgggtacttaattaaattttttcataataaaatattacataacaaaaatgttatagccgaattcccgaatcatctgttttcgatggtgtcttgcggtggacatgatttctcgaaaacggttcatccgaaatccaaaattgaaaaaagtttagttagtatattgtattgtctagtccatgaacgagggatttttaaaaattttgattaaaaaaaaaatggcgacgtttttaacaaaaaatgtactttttcaacgtataagattttcgttttttgtgctttaaaaaaggagttttcaaaaaaattgaaaatccctcgttcacggcctagctaatatcataataaataagtggtcaaaatttggtgttgatcggattagtagttttttagtaatcgtgtccaccgcaaaagcaatttcccaaaaaaaagattctgagataatcgcgtttaaagtttcaagtttgttcaagttttatatgcagatagtgcgctataaatagctacagcttctgttccaatgctccgatcgttatgaatttttgtgagagtattcccaatagaatatacttaaagaatatgcaataaaaaaaaaatcgattttttcatatatcacaactgtatataaccccttaataggATGGAGTTTCTCTTGCAGATAATCGAACACCTCATTCCACTGGGCGAGCTGATGGACCTGGGCTTTGATGAATCGAAAATCTCAGCGGCGCTACTCAAGTTCGACAATAACAAGGACAAGGCGTTGGACTATCTAATCAACTAGTTAAATTAAGGACAAATCTTTTGATTGTCCCGCTTTTACCCCCGCACATTATCCACCACCCAAATCCAATCATCACCCCAAGTAGCTTCAGAAATTGAATCCCCTAAGTGTATTTTAAGTATTACAATTTATCAGAGATATTCTTTGCTTAACTTGGGAGTTGAATAATTCAGAATCCTCagacgcagcagcagcagaataAATATAAGTTTATAAAATAGTCTCTGGTCTCAGTTCATTCCCAGCATTAGTAAGTTTATGGCATGCTCCACATTTCCATCGGCTAGGGTCAGATAGTTCACGTTCTGGGTGTGATTAATGAAACCCATGGCTGCCATGGTTCTGAGCTGCTCGGTAAAACGATGACGGCGATAGCAGCGCGGCAAAACATCACTGTCGTCACCATCAGCGTCTTCATCATGCACATCCCCCGTAGCTGAAGTTTCTGTGGATGGTGTGTTTCCGGGTTCCACATCCATGCTCTCCACTTGACTGGCTCCACTGGGTGGCTGTTGTTGAGCCAATGATTGGAAAAGCCGGTCTAATCCATTGCGAAACAGCTCAGAAGATACTCCACCGCTGCCGCTAGCTCCGCTGGAGCCGCTTGGAGCAGAAGCAGGCGCAGTTGCTGGCGCAGCACTAGATGAACCACTACCTTCCTGCAGCGCCTCATCCGCATTTCGCTGGGCAATGTTCGACAGCGAGTTGAACGAGGTGACATTAGCCAGAGCGTTCGCTAACTGCTGACGGCTGATCTGACGAATGTTGGCGGTGACAGCGGTACTGCTGCTTCCaccactgctgctgcttccAGCGCCCAATGAGTTTTCTTCCTCCGATGAAGTGGTGGACTCCGATGCAGCTTGTTCTTGAACTGCAAATGgtacaaaataatacaatttatggaaaattaaacaaatttggAAGCTTACACTGCGTGGCCGAGCTGTTCCTTGCTAGCTCCTTGCGAATGGTGTCGACAATGAAAGGAGCGGCCTCGCAGATGAGCGGATAGTCCCGTACTAGATTCTGAACCACCTCCGGCTCGTGCAGCATGTTAAATAGAACCGAGTCCCGGATCAGGGCCTGGGCGCCTAGGTTACGCCTGAACTCTGGGTATTCAGCAAGAATCTTTTGCAAGATGTTGAACCGCGAGGTGACACTAATCTGCAAGTGCGACGTCAGCGAGAAGAGCTCCTGAATGTGCTTTGTGTTTATCTCGGAAGCAGGCGGCGGCACATAGGGCGAATACCGCTTGGTCTTTTTAAAGCAGTGGATCACGGCGTTAGGCTTCACAGACTTGCCTATGGTATCTGCATCCTCGAGCACTTTTCCGTAATGAATTATCTCTGAAAGTATGCAGAAGATGACTTGGCAAAATTAGAACAAAGGGGAATGGCTTACGCTGTAAAGGCTCACTCACCCAGTTCATTGGCTTCGAAATCCAGCTGCAGCTCCTTTGTGACCACATCCTTCAAATAGGCCACATCCTTATTTAGGTCTACGTTGTGCAAGGGGTGGACGTCGCTCAACTTGTTCTTAAGAAGCGCAAACAGAGTatgcattttaattatatcTTTCTATGCTTCTATATTATCCCTTTAGGGGCAcaattgttttctttgttgTCGATTTTCACGACGCAAATCCGTAATAATATAGATTTTCTCGTTCTAAAAAGGAAAGTGCAAGCGATCGGTCATCTGTTGGTTGTTTTCTGATCGCTTCTTTCACATATGCTGCTTTGTATGTTGTCTTCGATGagaaatatatacaatattgtataaattatgtgaataaatattttagactCTCCAAGAAGAGCTCAAAATTGATTTCGCTTTTTgttgaaaacaaaatttgacTTCCGTCTGATTTTCCGGAGAGTAACCGCGGCTGCCAACTTGGgcttttataaattaaaaaaaaaacctaaagaATAAAACTAAAGGATCACGATTTAATACTATTATTTGTATAATAATTCCTAAaatttttcataataaatTTTCAGACTAAACGTACTtttatttgtaatatttttacaaaaaataaataagttgaCAGCtcttaatttttcaaatgtttttgttttgttcaaGAGAAGTTGGAACTAGTTCAAGTTATTGAATACCGATAATAAATAAtcgaaattttataaataccGCTAAAcactgtttttaaaataaatatgaaatgggtcttttatatttaattaggTGTATGCGTAAGTCGggtaaatattattaaaataatcttTAAATAGATTAAATGTATCAGTGTGGGAATAAAATGGGCCAAAGTAGGCAGCCCTCACCACACACGGATCCATCGTTTTTGACAGTTCAATATTGCAAAAAATATCAgaatattcaaaatttcaaaattttatcaTGGTGATGAAGTCGACCGGGACCCAGACAGATAAAAAGGTTGGAAAAAAAAGTGCGGAAAGAGGACATGTTAATTTACCAACGGATCCGATTGAACACAATGCTGTCTCGGAGGTGGAAGAACAGTCTGCCAAAACAGGACCTGTCTACAGCTGTGGGTTTGAGGTGTTCGGCATAGTACAAGGTATATCCAATATTAGTCATATTTTCGTTATAAATCCCACTAACATATAGTTTGCTCTTTAGGTGTTTCCTTTCGTATGGTAagttacatttttaatttttaattccgAAGTTTTAATTTCCGAAGAATTTTTGACTTAATTATTCACTAGTATACTTTGCGAAGAGCCCAGAAGTTGTCGGTGCGGGGCTGGTGCATGAATACCTCACAAAACACTGTAAAAGGTGAGATTGAAGGATATTTGCATTCCTTTGAGTCCATGTAAGTAATACAATATTTGGCATAGTTtccataaatatatgtattcaCTTCTCTACAGGCGTCTCTGGCTAAAGCACACCGGGAGTCCCACGAGTAGAATCGACAAATGTGTATTCACCGATATCACAGAACACACTAGCTTTAAATTTAGTAACTTTAGTATACTACTGGAATAATTTAGGGCTGTACAGCTAAAAaacttatatttttgataatgGTTGTTACTTTTTggattaaaaaattgttatagCTCTAAGTAgataaattgatttaaaattattataatgaaaCCATCAAAATTGTATGTTGTGGCCAAGGAGAATCCAgtttttttattcttattatttatttttaaacttgaGACCTGATCATAATTACATGGTTATAGAGGTCTACTATAATTTAAATGTGCATcttcttttttaataaatttaaaaaagtttattatagtttttaaagcTTGACAATAATGGTTGTTATCAGTGAGACCGCGATGTGAAATCGAAATAATCTCGACCCTTGGGGTAGTCTTTTCAGACCGGCAAAGGCAGACTGGGGGAgaattgttttatttgaagACGAAACGTCGAAGCAACAAGTTGTGTCTCTGCTTCtataaatctatttttaagaatcttcaagtttttattaaaagaaatgGCTGACAGCAAGTTCTTGACGTTCAACAATGGCGAAAAGATGCCCATTATTGGCATCGGCACCTGGCAGGTAATTACACAAAATAAATCACTGcaatttaagatttaagaatTTAAGACTTCTACTAATATGATAGTAATGAATGGATGATTATTGTTTTAACTAATGCACGACCTCGCCAAAAGAGCTGACACGTCATTTAAATCTCTTGAAAGTTCCAATGCAATCAGCAGAATCTGTGTTTTGAGTGCAAGACcggttttcaaaaaaacaaacaataacaTTCCATTCATGTATACTAGCTGGGCTAGTGGGTCTGACTTTCACTGGCTCTAAACAGGGCAGAATAGAATAAAAATCATGCACATAAAACATGGGTGGAGGGAGATACTAACCATAGTATAGATACAATGTTACTTTTATCTATCTGGAAAATCCAACCACTAACCGCAATTTCATAACAAACCCCTTAAGGCATCTGATGAGGAAATTGAAACCGCTATTGACGCCGCCCTGGAGGCGGGTTATCGCCACATAGACACGGCGCCAGTCTACCGGAATGAAGCGGCTATTGGGCGCGTCCTCAAGCGTTGGCTGGACTCTGGAAAGGTTAAGCGCGAGGACCTCTTTATCGTAACAAAGGTGCCCCCAGTTTGTAAGTAATAAACTCTTTAAAGAGTATGtattattagaaaaaaaaaataatctaatAAACTGTCAATCATATAGATATCAAGACTCGATCTCGCGGGCTCTTAGAATATTCTAAacctttctaaaaatatacctgtttgaatttcacaatatcttgcaaaaaataaataccttatcattgtatttttttataaaactaaaaataatacgtaaaaaaaacaccatcaattatttttttggtagaacTTCATGAGTAATATGATTAATCGGTGCCAACATAATGTATTCAAATACAACTTCCACCCACAGCGAACCGACCCCATGAGGTGGAGCCGACGATAACGAAATCGCTGTCTGATCTTCAACTGGACTATGTGGACCTTTATCTTATCCACACCCCCTTCACCATCAACATCAACGAAGATGGTAGCTTCAAGCTAGATAAAGATGGCCTAATGGAGGTCGATGTTACCACCAATCATGCTGCCACCTGGGCCGCAATGGAAGCCCTTGTGGAAAAGGGTTTGACCAAGTCCATTGGCGTTTCCAACTTCAGCAAGGATCAGGTGGCCCGATTGCTGAAAAACTGCAAGATTCGTCCGGCCAACAACCAGATCGAACACCACATCTACCTCCAGCAGCGTGATCTGGTGGACTTTTGCAAGGCGGAGAATATTACCGTCACCGCATATTCCCCACTGGGATCCAGGGGAATAGCCAACTTCAACGCTGGTGCCGGCATAGTCAGAGAGGTGCCCAATCTGATGGAAGTTCCGGAAGTGAAAGAAATCGCCACGGCCCATGGAAAAACACCAGCCCAGGTTCTGCTCCGATGGATCGTTGACACCGGTGTATCTGCCATTCCCAAGAGCACTAACCCCACCCGGCTTAAGCAAAACCTCGATATCTTTGACTTTAAACTGACGGCCGAGGAGGTGGCCAAGTTGAGTAGCTTGGATAAAGACTTCCGCGTTTGCGATTTCGCTTTCTTCCACGGGTgagttaaattttatttttcattgggaaattattaaaaaaaaattttattttcttttagagTGGAAAGGCACCCGGAGTTTACCTTTAAAAATCAGTACACTAACTAACTTTGAAGACAGttaaaaatccattaaaaTATCCAATTAAATGTTCATTACTGTAGCATTACACATTATTAGTAGTTTTTGTTAGTTGgccaatattttcttaaagctGACATAAATGCactacaaaaatataatttatctgttatatatatatcgacaACATATATATCTTGTTTTATTTCAAGTTATCTTTGGCATTTAGTAGGTGAAacgttttcgttttggtgaCAATTTTCAGTTCAACAGGTTTTCCCCCCTCCGCCAGAGTTCGTAGACTTTCGTTCGATTTTACTGGTTTTTCTCGAGCATCTGTGGTGTCGTTGACCCTTTGGATAATAGAGCTAGAATAATATTAAGATTGAAATCCAAAAGCATCGCGGATACAGTTAGTATTTAGTATATTTTGCAACATATTTTGTTAtactaattaaaacaaatcacACATTTACAAAGTTACATTAAGAAATCATTAGTTAGCTCTCTAAATCGCTTTCAAAATGACCAGCAGCTTCTAATTCGAGGTACATATTGCATTTATAACTATTAAGATAGGTTGAGATGTTGGTAGCTCTGGCTGTACTGACGGAGTTTTTTaatacttaaaaattttagtaaaataataaagaaagaGGCAAATCAAAAGAATAATTAAcagcaaaatttaaaaactgatAGGAAACTTTATCCTAACACTAGATTATAAATGCGGCCAATCTCAATTTGATTGTCAGGTATTTGGCCGCACAGCTTATGAAGGTTAGTTTGCAGTTCGAgtattaaaaggaaattcgTAGTTGCTGTTCCATGCTAACTCACGTGGTCCGCGTATCCTCTTCGGAACTGGGCCTGCAAcacattaattaattaatttatggaaTAAGATCACACAGGAATAAAGTCCAAAAAGCAAGCCAACGAAAGCAGAAACACTCACGTCAATCCCTGGGCTGCACAAGTTTGACAAAATTCATACTTTGCAtgcaaatcaaataaattcaTCAACATTGATTGCCTAAGCCTATGTTACCTGGGTTCCTGATGGCTTCGCATGGCCAAGGTGGCCACCTCGAAGAGACCAATGAAGAAGCACAGCATCAGAGGTCCGAAAATGGCACCCTGCCAGCCGATCCAGTACATGCCGCCAGCAATTGCAAGACCATTCAAATATGGATGGCCTCCcctagaaaatatatttaataattaattttatacaaaaagatAGCTCTGAGATCTCTCACCCTTTCAGATCGGCATAGATTGCAGTCTCAAACGAGGATGGCACGAAAAATTGCAGCAGAAACAATATGAGTCCTGCATAGAATCGATCCTGTGCCAGCCAGAGCTCCAAAAAGGCAGGAACTGCACACCAATAGCTCCCTAGGAACGGAGCAGCTGCTAGCATGGCTGCCAAAGCCGAGGGCAGGAATACAATCCTTGCTCCGAAAACCGTATGCACCAGCCATGTAAATAGTCCAGTAAATGTAGCGCACTTGAACATAGAGACTAGCACCACGGTGATGGAGTTTTCCAGAGCATCAGCGATTTTGATGCCCGAGCTGGAATACCCAAGATATTTGGTGATCTGCAGTGGAGCATACTTTTCTTTACTACTTGAGAGTAGATAGAAAAGGGCCGTAAAGAAGACAATCTAAGAAAATAGTAGTATTAACTTCCGATAAATATAGTTCTTTATTTAAACTCACCATATCTAGAATGAATTCAATACACGCCTGTCCACCGGACAGCACCAACGAGAGAATCTCGCCCGTAACGCCCATAATCATGGATAGATTCGTTCGGATGATGTGCCACAGGGATTCTGCTACCTCGAGAATTGTCTGGGTGTTGCTCTGCGCCCATCCAATGATGCCCTGTTTTGCCACTAAAACTAGCTCTTTAAAATGTCCTTGGTTAAATAAACGGCCATTGGTTAGCAGATGCAACAAAGAATGGGTTATTTCGTAGACGCAAACGATAGTTACAGGATGAAAGGTGCATGAAGCCAACCACTTGAAGAAAGCCCCACATATATAACTCAAAAAGATAATTAGTAGGGCGAGACAAACGAAAAACCAAATAGCAAAGGTGTACTCTGAAGGGACATACCTGGGTTATCGACAATTTCGCCAAAGGTGCTCTTAAGCGCATCTGTTGGAACTCTCGGGCCGTACGAAGTTCCCGCCTTGTTGAAATCTATCCAATATTGGATGAGTCTGTCCCAGACGTCAAGAATTTGCTCCTTCAATTTGGTGGCATGCACTTTGTCAGCATCCGCCAGCCAGTCATCAATGTACGTCTCGATCTTTCGGCGACCATAATGGTGCGCATTATCCAGCGCATCATCAATGGACGCCTGCATGTTGGCGGGCAAGATATCAATTAGCTCAGGCCGATCTGTGATCGTCTTGTTAATTAGATCCTTGCCAAGGTAGGCCACTTCGATCGTCTCCGAGTAAATGTTCACACAAAAGAACACGCTCAGGAACACGATAATGAGCAGCATAAgaattatcatcaaaatagaGGTGACCGACTCCACAGACGACTTTAGAGAATCGCGTACGATCGTATTGATCTTGTAGTTTAGTTCCAAAACTCCTGGGAGGCATAGTGGAAGCACTGCGGAGTGGTGTTCAATGGCCCACGCCTTTATGAAATATAAGGTATTATATTAAAGAACTTTACGTTATGATCTCTTTATGAACTCACCCTCAACGCCAGATAAAGTTCGTTAATCTTGCTGTACACGAAACGGGTGATTCCAGTATACTCTCCCACCGTATAGATGAGATGTAGGAATACTGGTATGGCTGCCAGTAGAAACATCCAAACATTACGATAAAGGAATGTTCCCAAACAGGCGTAGAACAAAAGCTTGAAGAAGGTTTCGCTTTGATGGCTTTCAGATTCAGTTTCCGGTTTCGCACCAAAAGTATCCGTAGAGTCGATGGTGTCGCTCAGCGAGATGTCCTCCACATCTGATTGAATCCCAGGACTGAGGGGTTCGCCGCCGTGTTTGCCGCAAATGCTAAAGTTGCTCAGTGAACGCTCAAAATCGTTCTTATCGAATAGCTTCTGCAAACGGTGCAAAAATGTCCCAGCATCCTCTCTTGTTTGCAGGTGGTATGCCGTTGAGGCTGTAACATATGCCATGACCAGCAGGAAAACGGGTACCTGAAGGGCGCCCAGGAAACTGCTCAAATAGCCAGCTATGGCTATCCACATGGTTTGACCAGCAACGACAAAGTGAGCGCTGTTCTCCGGCTTCCAGAAAAAGTGGACACAACTTAAGTATATAATCACCAGAGAAATAAGctgtaaaaacaaaacattaatAGTCGTTTAATTAAAACCACAATATACGCACCACGTAAACATTCAGGAATCCAATAATCTGGACGAACAATCCGTGCGAAAATGTTATCCAGTGCCACAGCGCCATCAAAAACCCTTTGGGAGCATAGAGGACGAGCAGTTTGACACAGCCCGCCACTCCGCATCCGGCGAGCAGCAGTTGCCAGTGTTCACAGAGCCATCCAATCAACAGCCGACCACAGTGCTCTGTGGCCTCCAGGGGGGAAAGGCAGATGGAGACCAGGACGTTAGAATCGCGTTCCTCGAGACGCTGGAACCAATTGTTTACACTCTCCGCCAGACTTCTTTTGAATGGGAAGAGAACGGCTCCCATAAGGAAAGCCCACAACAGGGGTCGCACAAAGGGCCCCAGTATGAAGCAGACGGCTACAAATGCACCCACGCCGGCAGCGATGAGGAAGTTGTACATGGCCGCGCGGAATGACTCGTGGTTCTGGGAGCGCATCCGCAGCAGGCGGTTGAGCACGCTGTCGAAGGAGCGGTCCCGTCGAATGGGAATCGGTTCCGATCGgttcatttttgaattttcgcAAAGCAGGAACTGTAAATGTTTAACGGATTGGCTGATTAGTGCTTAAATGGCAACCAGTGGCGGATACAGCTGCTCCACGACCGTATACAATGTGGGGGTCCTTGACGGAGTGACTGTATTTGGAGCTGCTCCGCTGACGAAACTCACTTTTGATAATTATGCTCAGTGTTTGATGCTCAGCAACAGATGATTCACATCTCAGTTTTGAATGGAAGGATATCCAATGTATCTTAAGGTGGCTATAGGTTTCTTTAGCCCGAAGTGGACATTGAGGACTGGCGGAGATGGTATCCCGGGGGTGGGGcagcaaataaacaaaaatacgtCGTTTCTGCCAAATTACGTCAGGCGGGCAGGGCAGGAGTTTTGAGGTTTTATAGCACTGGCAAAAAGCCGATACAGATAGCCCTGGCTTAGGggataaacataaaaatgtttatgatttgagtaaaataatttctttgttagtaaaataattgtttttaaagaaCTTTTTCGAGTAactaattatataaataagaaATGTCAGTTAGCCAATATTTACTGTAATCAACGCATGTATGGGAATGTTGTGCAACACTGGCCaacttcaaaacaaaaatagacgCTATGGAAGGTGAGCGGGACAacgaaaaattatatttaattatatattaaatgcGTATTTTATACTAACAGATTTAACGGTATCGCAATTGGAGGATTTGCGGCAACTGCAACTCCAACTAAACGCAAATAGGGATATTTACATCAACTTGTATACCAAGATTATAAAGCAGACATTTTCAACTCAAATGAATAATTTGGTAAGAAAAACCTCTAATAATAtgtaagaaatataaaaattatttgcattTGTTAAGGTTGATGGAGAATTTAATATAGAAGCTGTGAAATTGAATGTGCCCCAAAAACCCCCCATGCTTCCACCCCAGGAATATACACCCATGCACCAAGTATGTTTCCTCATTAAATATGTATTGGCAGTGTTAATCTTTAATGACTTGTTAAACAGCTAAGTACATTGGAGGAGGTTTACAAGGCTACCATGGATGGCTTGTCGATGCTGTAGGAGTTTTCTCAATCAGTCTTCGTATTGTTCAACCAGTAACCGTGGAGAGTCTTATAAACATGTTGCAGGCATTCAAACGATGGAGACTGgcactgaaaaatataatcccTATTATTCGTTGTATAATTTCAATTTGAACGCAAAAACTTACGTCGAATATAGGAATAATGGGCCGACGCTTAAAAATACTACCTTTGGTTCGCAAAATCAACATGTATTTTACATCCAactaagaaaatataaaatgagTTACAAGTTAGAAAAGATAACATTGTACAATTCTTACATCTTCAATGACTTCGTTTAGAACCATGTCTTGGATGTTCCCCCTTTCAACGCAAAGAACCTCCTCTCTACCGAACGATCGCACAGTTTCGGTTTGCAGCGCCATGTCCCAACTATAAAATAAACGCTCCGTCTGCACCAAGTTCAACAAGGAACGGAGCATTAATATTGACACGGATACGCAGGTCAACAAGGGATAAAGTATCCGGGGCTGCAGTATTCCGAGAGACCTGCTTTCAAAACCACAAACACCAACGAAGTATGCTATTGATAAGAAGATGAGCAGAAGCAAACGCCGTAGCTGCCTCCGTAACTGGACACCATGCTGTCGATTTATCAATTCCATGCGCACCACATCTCCACCACAGCGCTGGATTAGAAGTTCCAAGTCCGGATCTGTAGAGCCGGCATATTTTGCTTGCCGGCTGTAGTATCTGTGGATCGTTACTTGCGACTCcattaaatataaacaaacgTTATGTACAAATTAATGTGACCCTAGGAGGAGTGCGTCAAATCGCAAAAGCTAAAGTAGGGACTAATAAACTTATTATTcgttttaaattgatttttcttcatttttagaattttttcttatttccTAGAGTCTGAAAGATTTCCAACACTTCCTGTTGATTATAATTCGCGCTCAAGAAAAAATTTGATCCATCTGTTAATCCTTTGTCACAATTCCCCTTTTTTAACTCGGAAACGCTCCGTAACATTGTTGAAGCAACTTATCAGTATACTAGCGGATCTTGTTTAATTTGctgcttaaaaataaataatcaaaattaatttttttttttaatacaagtCTTTCTTCAAAATATCGATACAACATATCGATAgttacaacaaaaacaacgattaaaaataaaaatggatgCCCAGACATCGGCTGGTCACAccaaattacattttttactCGCCAACACCAACGCTCGAGCGTCGGTCCGcggaaaattgtaaaattttaattgtccgggagtatattttatttagcgCGTGATCAAAACAAATATGCGCAAGCGTAAATTGTATATAAACTAAAACATCACACGACGCGGAAACAAACAAGGAATTACAGCGTGAGTTGAGTGTTTAACTTTTTGGTTGGTACCCGTCAGTCAGCATTGCGGCTTCTGTGTTTGCATgcgagtgtgtgagtgtgtttttCTCTCACGTACTCCGGATGATTTGCGGCCTTGTGGGGTCGGAAACTGCAGATATCCAGCTTGGTCAGGATACGGAATTAGCATTGTGGAGCAGATTTCAGGTGCATTGTCACTCCTGAGAAGCTTGGCTGTTCCTCTTTTATCACTATCGCACTTTATGCAACAACGCAAACGTCTCCGAGAGTTGAGTTGAGTTTCGGCTCTCCTCGGATGTGTGTAGTGTGTTGAGATTCTCGGGGCAGCGAGGTGAGTTTGGCATCgtctgttttctgttttccttTCCCAGCGTTTT
The Drosophila bipectinata strain 14024-0381.07 chromosome 3R, DbipHiC1v2, whole genome shotgun sequence DNA segment above includes these coding regions:
- the LOC108121010 gene encoding ubiquitin-like protein 7 — its product is MHTLFALLKNKLSDVHPLHNVDLNKDVAYLKDVVTKELQLDFEANELEIIHYGKVLEDADTIGKSVKPNAVIHCFKKTKRYSPYVPPPASEINTKHIQELFSLTSHLQISVTSRFNILQKILAEYPEFRRNLGAQALIRDSVLFNMLHEPEVVQNLVRDYPLICEAAPFIVDTIRKELARNSSATQFQEQAASESTTSSEEENSLGAGSSSSGGSSSTAVTANIRQISRQQLANALANVTSFNSLSNIAQRNADEALQEGSGSSSAAPATAPASAPSGSSGASGSGGVSSELFRNGLDRLFQSLAQQQPPSGASQVESMDVEPGNTPSTETSATGDVHDEDADGDDSDVLPRCYRRHRFTEQLRTMAAMGFINHTQNVNYLTLADGNVEHAINLLMLGMN
- the LOC138926801 gene encoding uncharacterized protein isoform X2, with amino-acid sequence MVMKSTGTQTDKKVGKKSAERGHVNLPTDPIEHNAVSEVEEQSAKTGPVYSCGFEVFGIVQGVSFRMNF
- the LOC138926801 gene encoding acylphosphatase-2 isoform X1, producing the protein MVMKSTGTQTDKKVGKKSAERGHVNLPTDPIEHNAVSEVEEQSAKTGPVYSCGFEVFGIVQGVSFRMYTLRRAQKLSVRGWCMNTSQNTVKGEIEGYLHSFESMRLWLKHTGSPTSRIDKCVFTDITEHTSFKFSNFSILLE
- the LOC108121011 gene encoding 1,5-anhydro-D-fructose reductase — encoded protein: MADSKFLTFNNGEKMPIIGIGTWQASDEEIETAIDAALEAGYRHIDTAPVYRNEAAIGRVLKRWLDSGKVKREDLFIVTKVPPVSNRPHEVEPTITKSLSDLQLDYVDLYLIHTPFTININEDGSFKLDKDGLMEVDVTTNHAATWAAMEALVEKGLTKSIGVSNFSKDQVARLLKNCKIRPANNQIEHHIYLQQRDLVDFCKAENITVTAYSPLGSRGIANFNAGAGIVREVPNLMEVPEVKEIATAHGKTPAQVLLRWIVDTGVSAIPKSTNPTRLKQNLDIFDFKLTAEEVAKLSSLDKDFRVCDFAFFHGVERHPEFTFKNQYTN